Proteins encoded by one window of Ovis canadensis isolate MfBH-ARS-UI-01 breed Bighorn chromosome 14, ARS-UI_OviCan_v2, whole genome shotgun sequence:
- the TMED6 gene encoding transmembrane emp24 domain-containing protein 6, whose product MFPLLFGAGLVVLNLVSSARSQKTEPLSGTGDQPLFRGADRHDFAIVIPPGGTECFWQFAHQTGYFYFSYEVQRTLGMSHDRHVAATAHTPQGFLIETSKHVRGQINFSTHETGFYQLCLANQQNRFGSVQVYLNFGVFYEGPEMDHKENERKQLNDTLDAIEESTRKVHYNIFHMWRHYNFARMRKTADFFLLQSNYNYVNWWSTAQSLVIVLSGILQLYFLKRLFNTPMTTETQKPRC is encoded by the exons ATGTTCCCTTTGCTCTTTGGGGCTGGACTGGTGGTTCTGAACCTAGTGAGCTCTGCTAGGAGCCAGAAGACAGAACCCCTTAGTGGCACTGGGGACCAGCCCCTCTTCCGTGGAGCAGATCGACACGACTTTGCCATTGTGATCCCTCCAGGAGGCACAGAATGCTTCTGGCAATTTGCCCACCAGACTGGCTACTTCTATTTCAGTTATGAG GTTCAGCGGACTCTAGGAATGTCACATGACCGGCACGTTGCTGCCACTGCACATACCCCACAGGGTTTCCTTATAGAGACCTCTAAGCATGTTCGGGGCCAGATTAACTTCTCTACCCACGAGACAG GTTTTTATCAGCTTTGTCTAGCAAACCAGCAAAATCGCTTTGGTTCCGTGCAAGTATACCTCAATTTTGGAGTCTTCTATGAGGGGCCTGAGATGGACcacaaagagaatgaaagaaaacaactgaatgaTACTCTGGATGCAATTGAG GAGAGCACACGAAAGGTGCATTACAATATCTTTCACATGTGGCGACACTACAACTTCGCACGCATGAGAAAAACAGCTgactttttccttctccaatcaaacTATAACTACGTGAATTGGTGGTCAACAGCCCAGAGCCTTGTCATTGTTCTTTCTGGGATCCTGCAGCTGTATTTCTTGAAGCGTCTCTTCAATACCCCAATGACTACAGAAACACAGAAGCCAAGATGCTAA